DNA from Gramella sp. MAR_2010_147:
ACTACAACAATATGTTTTCTGGTCTTATGGGAGCCTTGGAGATCTAAGCTGGCATGAAGTTTTAATCCTTGGACTATTCTGGATCGTTGGGATTTTCATCGCTATAGGAAGTATAAAGAACCTCAATTCACTATTATTAGGTGAACAATACGCCAGAAGCCTGGGAACCAATATTAAAAAAAATAGGTTTATGATCATTATCGCAACCAGTTTGCTGGCTGGAAGCATTACCGCATTTGCTGGTCCTATTGCTTTCGTTGGCCTTGCTGTTCCGCATTTAATTAGACAAATCATTCCTTCTGCAAATCACATTACGTTAGTTCCGGCTGTGATTTTTGGTGGAGCTATTTTAATGCTTATTTGCGACATAATCGCCCAATTACCGGGAAGCGAGTTCAGCTTGCCTATTAATGCAATAACTTCATTAATTGGGGCTCCTGTCGTGATCTGGTTATTAGTTAGAAAAAGAAAATTCAATTTTTAAGTGAAAGCAGAAAATGTAAATATTGTCCTTAAAACCGAAAATCTAAGTATAGGATACAGGAAGAAAAAAAAGGAACAAATTGTTGCTTCAAATATCAATATTGAAATAAAATCGGGTGAATTAGTCGCTGTAATCGGGATTAACGGAGCCGGGAAGTCTACCTTGCTAAAAACTTTAAGTGGTATAATTCAAAACATTGATGGTCAAGTATTTATATCCAACAATTCTTTAGAAAAAATAGAGCCTGACAAATTGGCAAAAGACATAAGTTTGGTTTTAACTGAACAATTGCTTTCAAAAAACTTAAGTGTAATAGAATTGGTTGCACTAGGAAGACAACCGTACACAAATTGGATTGGAAGACTTACAAAAAATGATCTCAAAAAAATCATGCATGCTATTCAGTTGGTCAATATAGATGATATTAAGAATAAGAAATGTCATGAATTAAGTGATGGTCAATTTCAAAAAGTGTTAGTTGCCAGAGCATTGGCACAGGACACCTCGCTGATCATCCTGGATGAGCCTACCACTCACCTCGATCTTTACCATAAAGCGTATGTCTTAAAACTACTGAAACGCCTGAGCAAGGAAACAAATAAAGCTATTCTATTCGCTTCTCATGAGATCAATCTTGCATTACAACTCTGCGATAAGCTGGTGGTAATAAAGAAAAACGAGGCTCTGTTCGGTACGCCGGAAGAACTTATTAAAACTGATGTTTTAAACAATCTATTTCCTGAACACCTAATACGATTTGACAAAGAATCTGCCAGCTTTAAAATAAAATAGAAAAGTCCTTTAATTTTTCTTTCACTCTCTTCTCTAAAATTCTTAAATAAGTATCTTTGAGAAAACCGTCAATTTAATGAACGAATATCTTTTTATCTCTCTTATTTTTTTAGTTGCTTTAGGAATCGGTATTTACATTGGAAAGCTGATTTCCGGTTTAAAATCCAAGTCCCAAACCGGAATTCTCGAAGAAAAAAACAACCAATTATCACTTCATATAGATGATCTTAAGAATCAATTAAACAGTACTTTAGAAAAAAACAAGGAGGATATTCAGCAATTAAAAAATGAAGCTAATACTGATATTGAAAAGGTTGAAAAAGAACGGGAAGAAATTAGAAGAGAAAAGGAAAGTATTAGCCTTCAATTAACCCGGAAAATTTCTGAATTTAATAATCTCCAGGAAAGAAACGAAGAGCACAAAGCCGAAGTAGAAAAACTTCAGGAAAAATTCACCAAAGAATTTGAGAACCTTGCCAATAAAATTTTAGATCAAAAATCGGAGAAATTTACCAGTTTAAATAAGCAGAATATTGAGAATATTCTAGACCCTTTAAATAAAAAGATCAAGGAATTTGAAGAGAAAGTTAGTCTAAGCAATACCGAATCTGTTAGAAGGCATGCTGAACTTGGAGAAAAATTAAAGATCTTAAACGAACAGAATACCAGAATTAGTGAAGAGGCTACCAATCTTACCAAAGCTCTGAAAGGAGATACAAAAATGCAGGGAAACTGGGGCGAAATGGTTCTGGAAAGAGTTCTGGAACGAAGCGGACTTCAAAAAGACAGCGAATATTTTGTTCAGCAAAGTTTTAATACTGAAGAGGGTAAGCGAGTTATGCCAGATGTAGTCATCCATCTTCCAGGCGATAAAAAAATGGTGGTAGACTCCA
Protein-coding regions in this window:
- a CDS encoding ABC transporter ATP-binding protein, whose product is MKAENVNIVLKTENLSIGYRKKKKEQIVASNINIEIKSGELVAVIGINGAGKSTLLKTLSGIIQNIDGQVFISNNSLEKIEPDKLAKDISLVLTEQLLSKNLSVIELVALGRQPYTNWIGRLTKNDLKKIMHAIQLVNIDDIKNKKCHELSDGQFQKVLVARALAQDTSLIILDEPTTHLDLYHKAYVLKLLKRLSKETNKAILFASHEINLALQLCDKLVVIKKNEALFGTPEELIKTDVLNNLFPEHLIRFDKESASFKIK
- the rmuC gene encoding DNA recombination protein RmuC, encoding MNEYLFISLIFLVALGIGIYIGKLISGLKSKSQTGILEEKNNQLSLHIDDLKNQLNSTLEKNKEDIQQLKNEANTDIEKVEKEREEIRREKESISLQLTRKISEFNNLQERNEEHKAEVEKLQEKFTKEFENLANKILDQKSEKFTSLNKQNIENILDPLNKKIKEFEEKVSLSNTESVRRHAELGEKLKILNEQNTRISEEATNLTKALKGDTKMQGNWGEMVLERVLERSGLQKDSEYFVQQSFNTEEGKRVMPDVVIHLPGDKKMVVDSKVSLNAYERYINESEEDLKKTHLKNHLVSVRNRVNELSNKNYHSLYQMESPDFVLLFIPIEAAFAIASNEYPSLYSDAFEKNIIIVTPTTLLAVLKTIDSMWQNEKQKQNAIQIATQAGALYDSFTNLTDELLKIGRQIGTVQNSYEGAMKKLTGKGNLIRRVEKLKKLGAKASKQLDQKLINRAENEDEDEIEESESSTLNL